A stretch of DNA from Kangiella sediminilitoris:
CCATCATGCTATGGCTTCTTTGAAAAAAGCGATGAAGTGGGATGAGGAAGTATTTGGGCTGGAGTACGATCTGGATATTTATATGATCGTGGCAGTTGGTGACTTCAACATGGGCGCTATGGAAAATAAAGGCCTTAATATCTTTAACACCAAATATGTTCTGGCAAGCCAGGATACAGCAACTGATACGGACTTTATTGATGTTGAAGGGGTTATCGGTCATGAGTACTTCCATAACTGGACCGGAAACCGTGTTACATGCCGAGACTGGTTCCAGCTTAGCTTGAAAGAAGGCTTAACGGTGTTCAGGGACCAGGAATTTACAGCCGATCAGACGGATCATGGTGTGAAGCGCATTGAGGATGTTAAGGTGATACGCTCCCACCAGTTTGCAGAAGATGCAGGGCCTATGGCGCACCCCATCCGCCCAGACTCCTATATAGAGATGAATAACTTCTATACTGTCACAGTCTATAATAAAGGGGCGGAAGTGATTCGTATGTACCAGACGCTTTTAGGACGTGACGGTTTTAAGCGTGGGCTTGATGTTTACTTCGAACGCCACGATGGTCAAGCCGTTACCTGCGAAGATTTTGTAAGGGCAATGGAAGATGCCAATCATTATGATCTTGAACAGTTTAGACGCTGGTATTCACAGGCTGGTACTCCAGAAGTTCATATTAGAAGTTACTATGATGCAGAAAAACGCCAACTTAGTCTGAATTTGAAGCAAACCTGCCCTGAAACTCCAGGACAAAAAGCAAAAGCTCCATTTCATATTCCCCTAAAGCTTGGTTTGTTAGATTCTGCGGGTGCTAATATCCCGTTAAAGCCGCTTCTTACAGGTGAAGGAGATACTCCTGTGGAAGGTGATATTGTTCACCTCAAGCAAGCCGAGCAAACGGTGATTTTTGATGATGTTCCAGAGGGAACTATCCCGTCATTATTGCGCGGCTTCTCAGCACCGGTAAAACTTGATTATAACTACTCCCTAAATGAATTAATTTTCTTATTCGCCCACGATACAGATTCGTTTAATCGTTGGCAGGCGGGGCAGGAGCTTTTCAGTCATGTGATTTTTGGTTTATGTGAGCAGTTAGCGTCTGGAAAAACGTTAAATTTCAATGAGTCGGTGATAAAGGCTGTAAAGAATATTCTGGATGATCCGGACCTTGATGGTCAGTTTAAGTCTCTAGCTCTGACTATCCCAGGCGTTAACACCCTGATTGAAGAAGTTGATTCAGTAAATATAGATCATCTGACAGAGGCTCGACACTATTTAAAGCAACGCCTGGCCGAGGAGCTTGAGCTAGACTGGTTGCTTCATTATCAGACGAATCATCAGACTGGGGAGTTTGAGCAGAGTAAAGAGGCTGTTTCCAAAAGGGCGCTATCCGGTACTTGCCTAAGTTACCTTATGACTCTTGAAAAAGATGCCGTTTACCAACTGGCATTACAGCAGCTGGACGATGCCAATAATATGACTGACGCCAGTACGGCGTTAAAACTTATCATGCACTCGGAGTATGATGACAAGCTAGCCGTTGCCGAAGATTTTTATCAGAAGTGGCAAAATGAAGACCTGGTAGTTAATAAATGGCTACTGATTATGGCTACTGACCCGGCGGACGAAACCATTGACAGAATAGAGTCATTACTGGATCATCCATCATTCGAACTGAAGAACCCTAATAAGGTCCGTTCACTGATAGGTGGCTTTACCAGCGCCAACCCCACTCAGTTCCATCGTGCTGATGGAAGAGGATATCAGTATCTAGCGCGTCAAATTAAGTCCCTGTACGCGGTAAACCCGCAGACGGCAGCCCGCCTAACCGGTGCTTTTAACCGCTGGCGTAAATTTGATGAGAAGCGCCAATTGATGATGCGGGAGCAGCTTGAAGAAATACTACAGATGCCAGAGCTGTCGAAAGATGTCTATGAAATTGCCAGTAAGGCTTTAAAGTAGGCTTATAACCTTAGATTCTTAGATTAAATGTAAAGATTAAGAGACAATATTATGGCTATAATTCAATGTATCGTGTGCGGTAAAAGAATTTCGAATAAAGCGGAGTCTTGCAGCCACTGTGGTGCTAAATTGCGAGGCACGACAGAAGAGCAGCTCGAGCGTGCAGCTCACTTACAACGATTGAGGAAAAACCGTCGCTTACAATCGCTATCTTTCATTGCGGTAATTGCTTTTGCTGCAGGCTTTCTATTGAAGTTCTTCAGTCCAGGAGACAATGTCGATATTTGGGAGAAAGTTTCATTATATCTAATGGCAGCGGGCTTCTTGGGCTATGTAGTTATGCGTGTCTGGATTATGTTGAATAAACGTAAATAATAATTTATACGTTAAATTTTTGATTTAATTGTCTTTTATAGGAGCAGTTCATTGGAAAAGGCAAATGTAGCAATCGTCGGCGCCACAGGCGCAGTTGGCGTAACAATTCGTGAAATTTTAGAAGAGCGACAGTTTCCTGTTGAGAATCTGTATTTATTGGCCAGTGAGCGCTCAGCTGGTGAGAGGCTGATGTTTAATGGCAAGTCAGTGATGGTCCAGAACCTTGAGGACTTTGATTTTTCACAGGCTGATGTTGCACTTTTTTCGGCTGGAGGATCTATCTCCAGAGAATACGCACCTAAGGCCGTAGCAGCAGGGTGTGTGGTTGTCGATAATACGTCTGAGTTCCGTTATGAAGATGACATCCCTTTGGTTGTGACAGAAGTGAATCCGGATAGAATCGCTGATTATAAAAATAGAGGTATTATTGCTAATCCGAACTGTTCAACCATGCAGTTACTAGTAGCTCTAAAACCGATTCAGGATGCTGTGGGTATTGAACATATTAATGTCTGTACCTATCAGGCGGTTTCCGGCTCAGGGCAGAAAGCCATAGAAGAATTGGCGAAACAAACAGCAGAGCTTC
This window harbors:
- a CDS encoding zinc ribbon domain-containing protein; the encoded protein is MAIIQCIVCGKRISNKAESCSHCGAKLRGTTEEQLERAAHLQRLRKNRRLQSLSFIAVIAFAAGFLLKFFSPGDNVDIWEKVSLYLMAAGFLGYVVMRVWIMLNKRK
- a CDS encoding aspartate-semialdehyde dehydrogenase, with the translated sequence MEKANVAIVGATGAVGVTIREILEERQFPVENLYLLASERSAGERLMFNGKSVMVQNLEDFDFSQADVALFSAGGSISREYAPKAVAAGCVVVDNTSEFRYEDDIPLVVTEVNPDRIADYKNRGIIANPNCSTMQLLVALKPIQDAVGIEHINVCTYQAVSGSGQKAIEELAKQTAELLNAKDPSIEVYDKQIAFNVLPNIDVIQENGYTKEEMKMVWETKKIFEDDSIEVSPTAVRVPVFYGHSEAVHLKTRAPLASVQAKELLERAEGVTVIDNMDNLEYATAVTDASGKDDVFVSRIREDVGMENGLAMWIVSDNVRKGAALNTVQIAEILVKNHL
- the pepN gene encoding aminopeptidase N; this encodes MSDSMNQQENVAPNRDVQVHYRSDYKAYPFDINSVSLSFELDPDATIVSSILDIKRKADAENNEPLCLDGVDLELLTIEINGKGLTEDEYRFVEDGLEIHNVPDAFELKTRVKISPETNTSLEGLYLSSGKYCTQCEAEGFRKITFYPDRPDVMSQFTVRIEASKSDFPHLLSNGNRVDYGKLEKGKHFAVWEDPFKKPSYLFALCAGDYDLLTDSFQTMSGREVRLEIYVDKGKLDQCHHAMASLKKAMKWDEEVFGLEYDLDIYMIVAVGDFNMGAMENKGLNIFNTKYVLASQDTATDTDFIDVEGVIGHEYFHNWTGNRVTCRDWFQLSLKEGLTVFRDQEFTADQTDHGVKRIEDVKVIRSHQFAEDAGPMAHPIRPDSYIEMNNFYTVTVYNKGAEVIRMYQTLLGRDGFKRGLDVYFERHDGQAVTCEDFVRAMEDANHYDLEQFRRWYSQAGTPEVHIRSYYDAEKRQLSLNLKQTCPETPGQKAKAPFHIPLKLGLLDSAGANIPLKPLLTGEGDTPVEGDIVHLKQAEQTVIFDDVPEGTIPSLLRGFSAPVKLDYNYSLNELIFLFAHDTDSFNRWQAGQELFSHVIFGLCEQLASGKTLNFNESVIKAVKNILDDPDLDGQFKSLALTIPGVNTLIEEVDSVNIDHLTEARHYLKQRLAEELELDWLLHYQTNHQTGEFEQSKEAVSKRALSGTCLSYLMTLEKDAVYQLALQQLDDANNMTDASTALKLIMHSEYDDKLAVAEDFYQKWQNEDLVVNKWLLIMATDPADETIDRIESLLDHPSFELKNPNKVRSLIGGFTSANPTQFHRADGRGYQYLARQIKSLYAVNPQTAARLTGAFNRWRKFDEKRQLMMREQLEEILQMPELSKDVYEIASKALK